TGACAGCATCGATTGTCACATCGGTTTGTGCGCTTGATCTTGCATCGCGAACTGCACGTTCGCATGCGTGCAGCGTCTGCTGAATCATCGGCTCGATCAGCGTGTTGAGTTCGTCACGCGTGAATGTGCGCTGGTATGTTTTCTCTGTATCAATATCAATGCGAACCTGCGCAGTTTCCTGCTCACTGAGTGTGTGCTTGATGTTCTCAGCAAATGTTTTCAGCGCACGGCGCGTTGCAGCGGGGAGCGACGGAATCTGCGATGCGTCGATACCCATCTCGCTGAGCATGATGGTGACGATTGCGTTATCGATATCATCGCCGCCAAGCCGGGTGTTGCCAGCGGTCGAGAGCACCTGGAAGATGGGCAGCTGGACAGTGTCGTCTCCGCCTGATTCCGGCGTGATAATGCGCAGAATGGTGACATCAAAGGTGCCGCCGCCGAGGTCGTAGATCGCCACAGTTTGCGTTTTTCCAGCGACAGTGCCGAGTCCGTACGCCAGAGCAGCCGCGGTTGGTTCGTTGATGATGCGGACGATCTCAAGCCCAGCCAGCCTGCCCGCATCACGCGTTGCCTGTCGCTGCGCATCATCAAAGTATGCCGGGACTGTAACAACAGCCTTGTGAACGTTTGTTTTCAGTACGCGTTCGGCGCGAGCCTTGATCTCGCGAAGGATATGCGCCGATACTTCCTGTGGCGAGACGACGAGGCTTGACGTGTTCCTGCGCGGGATGCGCACGCGCGCGGTGTTGTGGTCCCCCGCAACAACTTCGAATGAGAGGAACCCGAGCTCGTCGCGGGCATCATCAATAGATCGGCCCATGAGGCGTTTTACACTGGCGACGGTATGGGCTGGAAAATCGGTGGCACGATCACGCGCATCATCGCCAACGACAACCCCCCCACCCTCATCAAAGCGCACAACACTTGGCACCAGCGCGCGGTTGTGCTCTTCGAGCACACGCGGGCCGAGAGCATCGCTGATCGCAACGAGCGAGTTTGTCGTGCCGAGGTCGATGCCGACGATGATGTCATGCGATTGGTCGGTCATGACTCATCAGTCCCGCATGCGGTATTCCTGCACAAGTTCGACAAGCTCCTGATGCAGATGGCCGTTGGATGCGATGCTCTGCGGCTGGTGTGCATCTTCTTCGGGGAACCCGGATGGATGTGTGAACTTGCCACCAGCTTCGCGCAGAATGGGAACTGTTGCTGCGACGTCCCAGGCTGACACGACGGGCTCCAGGACGGCATCGATCCTTCCCGTGCACAGCAGGAGATGCGAGTAGCAGTCGCTCCAGCCCCTGACCGCGCGCGTTTTCAGGCCGAGTTCGACATGGACAACATCCCATCCCGCGTTGTGCATGCCACGGACACTCGTCAGGCACACGGTCGCATCTTTCAAGTGCTTTGTGTCTGAGACGCGCGCTGGTAGCGTCTGATACTCGTCGTCGACAGGAGTGCCCAGCGCACGAGCTCGCATTGCTTCGGGTGATACTGCACGATGCCATGCGCCGTGACCATCCGCTGCCCAGATCATCTCGTTGAGTGCTGGCATGAAGATGACACCAGCGACAACGCTGGAGGTGCCGTCGGGGAACGCCTTTTCAACGCCGATCATGGTGCCCCAGAGCGGGACACCATGAATGAACGAGCGCGTGCCATCGATCGGATCAATCACCCAGCGGTACCCGCTTGCGCCGAACGTCTCTGGGTGCTCTTCGCCGAGCACGCCGTCCTTTGCGAACTTTGTGAGAATACGCTGTCGGAGAAACTTTTCACACTCGCGGTCTGCGACGGTGACGGGCGAGCCGTCCTTCTTTACCTGGATACTGACATCGGTCTGGAAGTGTTCGAGGGTGATCTGCGCTGATTCCCTGGCGATCTGCGTCGCGTGCTCAAGTCGGGCTGCAAGATCATCTTTCAGTGGTGCGCCTTGTGTCTGTTTCGATCCGGTGGTTTCAGCTGCACTAAACAAGAACATACCTCCTGATGCACAGTAGAGATCAATGGGCGAAAAGACCAGTGGATCGGGCTCGGTTCATCCAGCGTTTTTCCGCTGGATCAGGCAATGAGTGCGTACAACAATGCCCAATGCGCCCGTGTCGGGCAGCGGAGGCACACGATGTTCGATCAACTGAAAGCAATGGGTGCGGTTGCGGGGCTGATGAAAAACAAGGACAAGCTTGCGCAGGTGGGTGAGCGCGTGAAGGAGGAGCTTGAAGCCCTGCGCGTGGAGGGTTCGGCTGGTGGCGGCGCTGTGAGTGTGTCCATGAACGGGAAGATGAGTGTGCTGGGTGTGCGTATTGCGTCCGCACTGGCTGGCAGCACCGATGTTGGCATGCTCGAACAGATGGTGAAGGATGCTGTGACCGATGCGCAGACAAA
Above is a genomic segment from Phycisphaeraceae bacterium containing:
- a CDS encoding Hsp70 family protein — encoded protein: MTDQSHDIIVGIDLGTTNSLVAISDALGPRVLEEHNRALVPSVVRFDEGGGVVVGDDARDRATDFPAHTVASVKRLMGRSIDDARDELGFLSFEVVAGDHNTARVRIPRRNTSSLVVSPQEVSAHILREIKARAERVLKTNVHKAVVTVPAYFDDAQRQATRDAGRLAGLEIVRIINEPTAAALAYGLGTVAGKTQTVAIYDLGGGTFDVTILRIITPESGGDDTVQLPIFQVLSTAGNTRLGGDDIDNAIVTIMLSEMGIDASQIPSLPAATRRALKTFAENIKHTLSEQETAQVRIDIDTEKTYQRTFTRDELNTLIEPMIQQTLHACERAVRDARSSAQTDVTIDAVIMVGGSTRIPLVKQRVGELFGLEPYTAIDPDKAVALGAAVHGSMLSGAGAKSLLLDVIPLSLGIETAGGAVAKLIMRNSTVPARATEMFSTQVDGQTNVKIHLLQGEREMVSDCRSLGVFDLKGIPPMPAGIPKIEVEIRVDASGIVRVEAHEKRSGKRANIEVVPNHGLSRDEVERIERESFAHARDDMTHHRVVDLIANAKLDLKWISDKLELHESRLEPAYRDDLRARINRLTDFVARASHDWRSVDANAFHEEKESLARTSVRLQEISIAESLKQHSSN
- a CDS encoding inositol monophosphatase: MFSAAETTGSKQTQGAPLKDDLAARLEHATQIARESAQITLEHFQTDVSIQVKKDGSPVTVADRECEKFLRQRILTKFAKDGVLGEEHPETFGASGYRWVIDPIDGTRSFIHGVPLWGTMIGVEKAFPDGTSSVVAGVIFMPALNEMIWAADGHGAWHRAVSPEAMRARALGTPVDDEYQTLPARVSDTKHLKDATVCLTSVRGMHNAGWDVVHVELGLKTRAVRGWSDCYSHLLLCTGRIDAVLEPVVSAWDVAATVPILREAGGKFTHPSGFPEEDAHQPQSIASNGHLHQELVELVQEYRMRD
- a CDS encoding YbaB/EbfC family nucleoid-associated protein; its protein translation is MGAVAGLMKNKDKLAQVGERVKEELEALRVEGSAGGGAVSVSMNGKMSVLGVRIASALAGSTDVGMLEQMVKDAVTDAQTNAQEAAKRVIQRAANELGLGDISGIAQLAGM